In the Abditibacteriota bacterium genome, one interval contains:
- a CDS encoding family 10 glycosylhydrolase, with product MTLRIFAVLILIAACSACCALTGKDIKGVYVTGWTGGAFTKAEVDATLNGVKEMGATDVFLQVRKYDDAMYDTALVKKVSNVAAGFDPLGYALKKAHSMGLRIHAWLVICRIDGPDYKTTLTARQQGWLALMENGQAMSNDAVYIDPAVPAAREYLCSVVRDVLTRYKVDGIHWDYIRYASKSYSYSGYSRALFYKEYGMRDVTAPEYSAFRRHNMNLLARDLRDAVRSVNKTVPISAATITWGGMDSYESSTPYVSVFQDYREWLKQGYIDIAMPMLYKREENAEQKRDFRRWLASFAEQGKDTQFAVTVSDTMNDPEDAVEQIKLIKKAGYGWCIFAFNDNEYRQPIKEAVKKAGL from the coding sequence ATGACACTGCGGATATTTGCTGTTTTGATACTGATCGCGGCCTGCAGCGCCTGCTGCGCCCTGACCGGCAAGGACATCAAGGGCGTCTACGTTACGGGCTGGACCGGCGGAGCCTTTACCAAGGCAGAGGTGGACGCCACCCTGAACGGCGTAAAGGAAATGGGGGCGACGGACGTATTTCTGCAGGTGCGGAAATATGACGACGCTATGTATGACACGGCTCTGGTCAAAAAGGTGTCCAACGTGGCTGCGGGCTTTGACCCTCTCGGCTACGCCCTCAAGAAGGCCCACTCCATGGGGCTCCGGATACACGCCTGGCTGGTCATCTGCCGCATAGACGGCCCGGACTACAAGACCACCCTCACCGCCCGCCAGCAGGGCTGGCTGGCCCTGATGGAAAACGGTCAGGCCATGTCCAACGACGCCGTGTATATAGACCCCGCCGTTCCCGCGGCCAGGGAATATCTGTGCAGCGTGGTCAGGGACGTGCTGACCCGTTATAAGGTGGACGGCATACACTGGGACTACATACGCTACGCGTCCAAGTCCTACAGCTATTCCGGCTACTCCAGGGCTCTGTTTTACAAGGAATACGGCATGAGAGACGTGACCGCTCCCGAATACAGCGCCTTCCGCCGCCACAATATGAATCTGCTGGCCCGGGATCTCCGGGATGCGGTGCGCTCCGTCAACAAGACCGTGCCCATCTCCGCTGCCACCATCACCTGGGGCGGCATGGATTCCTACGAGAGCTCCACTCCCTACGTGTCCGTGTTTCAGGACTATCGGGAGTGGCTGAAGCAGGGCTATATAGACATAGCCATGCCCATGCTCTACAAGCGGGAGGAAAACGCCGAGCAGAAGAGAGACTTTCGCAGATGGCTGGCCTCCTTTGCCGAGCAGGGCAAGGACACCCAGTTCGCCGTCACCGTGTCCGACACCATGAACGACCCCGAGGACGCGGTGGAGCAGATAAAGCTCATCAAAAAGGCCGGCTACGGCTGGTGCATCTTTGCCTTTAACGACAACGAATACAGGCAGCCCATCAAAGAGGCTGTGAAAAAGGCCGGTCTGTAA
- a CDS encoding metallophosphoesterase — protein sequence MKKLLAALALLLAVSAALYAQTDFTEIGKEAAKKADLAFMWGSDTHHQAVGNYGVPKSLIDEFVRESNDIGVAFAALTGDLVNGYYDRANQEKDLKELREWLSGCKMPLMLTMGNHDDNAWFISGHASVKETGSVDELFPKEDFFKVAFGGSEKEFVRDPKNPYGGWYYKDFTKAKIRVIMLNSIDIPYIPLDKGLKYYGQWHYGFCNDQLNWLANKALRFSKPGWGVIIMTHNDYAPATSKLFDQVMEPVNSDIIRGILDAYQKKEMGTLESKVEDHEAKVKYNFRNNKSNEFIASFAGHRHGNLYEYIDGTPHILIGSIFDKSRGGFDLVTIDRKKKTISSRRFLNGKAAPEFNRSFLY from the coding sequence ATGAAAAAGCTACTTGCAGCCCTGGCATTATTGCTGGCCGTATCCGCCGCTCTGTATGCCCAGACCGATTTTACCGAGATAGGCAAAGAGGCCGCCAAAAAGGCCGACCTGGCCTTTATGTGGGGCAGCGACACCCACCACCAGGCTGTGGGCAATTACGGCGTGCCCAAAAGCCTGATAGACGAATTCGTCAGGGAGTCCAACGACATAGGCGTGGCCTTTGCCGCCCTGACCGGCGACCTGGTGAACGGCTATTATGACAGAGCCAATCAGGAAAAGGACCTGAAGGAGCTCAGGGAGTGGCTGAGCGGGTGCAAAATGCCCTTGATGCTCACCATGGGCAACCACGACGACAACGCCTGGTTCATATCCGGTCATGCCTCCGTGAAGGAGACAGGCAGCGTGGACGAGCTCTTCCCCAAGGAGGACTTTTTCAAGGTGGCCTTCGGCGGCTCGGAAAAGGAATTCGTCCGGGACCCCAAGAACCCTTACGGCGGCTGGTACTACAAGGACTTTACCAAGGCCAAGATCAGAGTCATCATGCTCAACAGCATAGACATACCCTATATCCCCCTGGACAAGGGCCTCAAGTATTACGGCCAGTGGCACTACGGCTTCTGCAACGACCAGCTCAACTGGCTGGCCAACAAGGCCCTCAGGTTCAGCAAGCCCGGCTGGGGCGTGATAATCATGACTCACAATGACTATGCTCCCGCCACCAGCAAGCTCTTTGACCAGGTCATGGAGCCCGTGAACTCCGATATCATCAGGGGCATTCTGGACGCCTATCAGAAAAAGGAAATGGGCACCCTGGAATCCAAAGTGGAGGACCATGAGGCCAAGGTCAAATACAACTTCCGCAACAACAAGTCCAACGAATTCATAGCCTCCTTCGCAGGCCACAGGCACGGCAATCTGTACGAATACATTGACGGTACGCCCCATATCCTCATAGGCAGTATATTCGACAAGAGCAGGGGAGGCTTTGACCTGGTCACCATAGACCGCAAAAAGAAGACCATCTCTTCCCGCAGATTCCTGAACGGCAAGGCTGCTCCCGAGTTCAACAGGTCCTTCCTGTATTAG
- a CDS encoding metallophosphoesterase — MKKLFALLAAVLALSVAAFSADAAFTEAAKKASAGADLVFVWGSDVHYQPQDNHGVSREMMEEFVSAAHETGAAFAAITGDLFHGHFDKDTGLGNLAELCTFFEDCRVPVMFTQGNHDDNRYYVYKTRNPDDTFDMGQVINKEDIYRIVLKGREKDFVTDPKNPYGGWYYKDFTKAKIRVIMLNCIDMPHIPDYPVNRFKYYGGYSSDQLNWLAGKALRFSKKGWGVIVMTHIDYASQAIGNWAMPINSEIVEGLLQAFAKQEAGTFYSFEEGMEAKVKYNFRHNSSHEYIAAFAGHKHKNLSESVNGVPHVLISNFFRDQEGGFDLVAIDRKKRLVTTVRCQRGAAAPGLDRVFAY, encoded by the coding sequence ATGAAAAAACTGTTTGCGCTGCTGGCAGCGGTCCTGGCGCTGTCTGTCGCAGCTTTCTCTGCCGACGCAGCCTTTACGGAAGCTGCCAAAAAAGCTTCTGCCGGAGCGGATCTGGTGTTCGTATGGGGCAGCGACGTCCACTACCAGCCTCAGGACAATCACGGTGTGTCCCGGGAAATGATGGAAGAATTTGTCTCCGCGGCCCATGAGACCGGCGCGGCCTTTGCCGCCATCACCGGAGACCTGTTCCACGGCCATTTTGACAAGGACACGGGCCTCGGAAACCTGGCTGAGCTGTGCACCTTCTTTGAGGACTGCCGGGTGCCCGTCATGTTCACCCAGGGCAACCACGACGACAACAGGTATTACGTATATAAGACCCGCAACCCCGACGACACCTTTGACATGGGGCAGGTGATAAACAAGGAAGATATATACCGGATAGTCCTGAAGGGCCGGGAAAAGGACTTCGTCACGGACCCCAAAAACCCTTACGGCGGATGGTATTACAAGGACTTTACCAAGGCCAAGATCAGAGTCATCATGCTCAACTGCATAGATATGCCCCATATACCCGATTATCCGGTGAACAGGTTCAAATACTACGGCGGCTACAGCAGCGACCAGCTCAACTGGCTGGCGGGTAAGGCCCTCAGGTTCAGCAAAAAGGGTTGGGGCGTCATAGTCATGACCCACATAGATTATGCTTCCCAGGCAATAGGCAACTGGGCCATGCCCATCAATTCGGAGATAGTGGAGGGGCTGCTGCAGGCCTTTGCCAAACAGGAGGCGGGCACCTTTTATTCCTTTGAGGAAGGCATGGAAGCCAAGGTAAAATACAATTTCCGGCACAACAGCTCCCACGAATACATCGCCGCCTTTGCCGGACACAAGCACAAGAATCTCAGCGAATCCGTGAACGGAGTGCCCCACGTCCTGATCAGCAACTTTTTCAGGGATCAGGAAGGAGGCTTTGACCTGGTGGCCATCGACCGCAAAAAACGCCTGGTCACCACCGTCCGGTGCCAGCGTGGCGCAGCCGCCCCCGGGCTGGACAGGGTGTTTGCCTATTAG
- the ald gene encoding alanine dehydrogenase — protein sequence MIIGTTRELKNHEYRVGLTPDNVVAYTAAGHRVFVETKAGEGAGFADADYVSAGAEILGTPAEVFDKCEMIVKVKEPEPCEYNYLREGQILYTYLHLAPNPGLAKALLDRGVKAVAFETIRDNMGNLPCLRPMSQIAGRLSVQEGAKYLEREFGGRGVLLGGVPGVERGKIVIIGGGIAGTYAAKAAVGIDAQVTLLEVNPNRLAYLEDIFGASVTTLYSTEANITRALAEADLVIGSVLIPGGSTPKLIRREHLDIMKKGAVIVDIAIDQGGCCETSRVTTHDNPVFIEKGIVHYCVGNMPGAVPYTSTVALANTTFRYGKLIADNGLEKALAMDPDFAYGLNTYDHLCTNVNVAESLGLEFTEPAAAVK from the coding sequence ATGATCATCGGAACTACCAGAGAGCTGAAAAATCACGAATACCGCGTAGGGCTTACCCCCGACAACGTGGTCGCATACACTGCCGCCGGGCACAGGGTCTTCGTGGAGACCAAGGCCGGCGAGGGAGCCGGCTTTGCCGATGCTGATTACGTATCCGCGGGCGCGGAAATACTGGGGACGCCGGCAGAGGTGTTTGATAAATGCGAAATGATAGTCAAGGTCAAGGAACCGGAGCCCTGCGAATACAACTATCTGCGGGAAGGGCAGATACTCTACACCTATCTGCACCTGGCTCCCAATCCGGGGCTGGCAAAAGCCCTTCTGGACAGAGGAGTAAAGGCGGTGGCCTTTGAGACCATCAGGGACAATATGGGCAACCTGCCCTGTCTGAGGCCCATGAGCCAGATAGCCGGCCGCCTGTCCGTGCAGGAAGGGGCCAAGTATCTGGAGCGGGAATTCGGCGGCAGAGGCGTGCTGCTGGGCGGCGTGCCGGGAGTGGAAAGAGGCAAGATAGTCATCATAGGCGGCGGCATCGCCGGCACCTACGCGGCCAAGGCGGCCGTGGGCATCGACGCTCAGGTGACCCTGCTGGAGGTCAACCCCAACAGGCTGGCCTATCTGGAGGATATATTCGGCGCTTCCGTGACCACTCTTTACAGCACCGAGGCCAACATCACCCGGGCTCTGGCCGAGGCGGATCTGGTGATAGGCTCCGTGCTGATACCCGGAGGCTCCACCCCCAAGCTCATACGCAGGGAGCATCTGGATATTATGAAGAAGGGGGCCGTGATAGTGGATATAGCCATAGATCAGGGCGGCTGCTGCGAGACCAGCCGCGTGACCACCCACGACAATCCCGTGTTCATCGAAAAAGGCATAGTGCACTACTGCGTGGGCAATATGCCCGGGGCGGTGCCCTACACCTCTACCGTGGCCCTGGCCAATACCACCTTCCGCTACGGCAAGCTCATCGCGGACAACGGCCTGGAAAAGGCGTTGGCTATGGATCCCGACTTTGCCTATGGCCTCAACACCTATGACCACCTGTGCACCAATGTCAACGTGGCCGAGAGTCTGGGGCTGGAGTTCACCGAGCCTGCGGCTGCTGTCAAATAA
- a CDS encoding metallophosphoesterase, with protein sequence MKRSFLLTAALLLLALCAAGEPFDPAAREAAGQADLAFLWGSDTHHQRSTGKGAQYELISRFVRSAEAVGADFAAITGDLVHGGYNKAAQTEDLEELCGWLAGCRVPVLLGMGNHDDNSWFVSGRATVKEIGSPEELMPKEDLYALVFGALRSDFVRDPANPYGGWYYKDFSRAKVRVIMLNSSDVPYIPAAEGLKYYGQWTYAFRQEQLEWLANKALRFGKRGWGVIIMSHVTFVPAPARPDRTMPINHELVSELVEAFRTGGRGTLRSDREDYTVRVNYNFGHNLSRDYIASFAGHTHNNECDYQDGSPRLIVGNMFNKKHGGYDLVTIDRKRRRIGLMKCLDGETAPEWTRACAY encoded by the coding sequence GTGAAAAGATCGTTTTTGTTGACCGCGGCGCTGCTGCTGTTGGCCCTGTGCGCCGCGGGCGAGCCCTTTGACCCTGCAGCCCGGGAGGCTGCAGGGCAGGCCGATCTGGCCTTTTTGTGGGGCAGCGACACCCATCACCAGAGATCCACGGGCAAAGGGGCTCAGTATGAGCTCATCAGCCGGTTTGTCCGGTCCGCCGAAGCGGTCGGCGCGGACTTTGCCGCCATCACCGGCGATCTGGTCCACGGCGGCTATAACAAGGCGGCGCAGACAGAGGATCTGGAGGAGCTGTGCGGCTGGCTCGCCGGGTGCCGGGTGCCCGTACTGCTGGGTATGGGCAACCACGATGACAACAGCTGGTTCGTGTCCGGCAGGGCCACCGTAAAGGAGATAGGCTCTCCCGAGGAGCTGATGCCCAAGGAGGACCTGTATGCCCTGGTGTTCGGCGCGCTGCGCAGCGACTTTGTCCGGGACCCCGCGAACCCCTATGGCGGCTGGTATTACAAGGACTTTTCGCGGGCAAAGGTGAGGGTCATCATGCTGAACTCCTCCGACGTGCCCTATATCCCCGCGGCCGAAGGGCTGAAATACTACGGCCAGTGGACCTACGCCTTCCGTCAGGAGCAGCTGGAGTGGCTGGCCAACAAGGCTCTCAGATTCGGCAAAAGGGGCTGGGGGGTCATCATCATGTCCCACGTGACCTTTGTGCCCGCGCCTGCCAGGCCCGACAGGACCATGCCCATCAATCACGAGCTGGTGAGCGAGCTGGTGGAGGCCTTCAGGACCGGAGGCCGGGGGACTCTCAGGTCCGACAGGGAGGACTACACTGTCAGGGTGAACTACAACTTCGGCCACAACCTGTCCCGGGACTATATAGCCTCCTTTGCCGGCCACACCCACAACAATGAATGCGACTATCAGGACGGCTCTCCCAGGCTGATCGTGGGGAATATGTTCAACAAAAAACATGGGGGCTACGACCTGGTGACCATAGACCGCAAAAGGCGGAGGATCGGCCTCATGAAGTGTCTCGACGGCGAGACTGCTCCCGAGTGGACCAGAGCCTGCGCCTATTGA
- a CDS encoding glycerate kinase yields the protein MKIVVAPDSFKGSLSAREAAFYIGEGIKKIIPDAETALIPVADGGEGTLECLTEESARRRVRVTGPMGGPVEAEYAAADGMGIVEMARAAGLLLAPDSRAALATTYGVGELIKECLVRGCRRILLTVGGSATNDGGCGMLCALGARFLRKDGSSFVPAGGTLGEIETIDTSELSGAFLACEFTVAADVRNPLLGESGATMTYARQKGASDEELRLMEQGMAHYAAILERMTGKKVSQLPSSGAAGGVAVPIMAFGKCTVRSGARAVLSASGFYDAAADADLVICGEGRIDSQSLWGKAAGEIAGFCRERRIPLYCICGASACAERPEGIAKILTAESLADSPADSMARAPRYLTVLGSLAAIDLAGGAVRRGY from the coding sequence ATGAAGATAGTCGTTGCGCCGGACAGCTTTAAGGGGAGCCTCTCAGCCCGGGAGGCTGCCTTTTATATAGGGGAAGGGATCAAAAAGATCATTCCCGACGCAGAGACGGCGCTTATCCCGGTCGCCGACGGCGGAGAGGGGACCCTGGAGTGCCTGACGGAGGAGTCCGCCCGGCGACGGGTCCGGGTGACGGGCCCCATGGGCGGCCCGGTGGAAGCGGAATACGCCGCCGCCGACGGCATGGGCATAGTGGAAATGGCCCGGGCCGCAGGCCTCCTGCTGGCCCCGGACAGCCGCGCCGCCCTGGCTACCACCTACGGAGTGGGGGAGCTCATCAAAGAATGCCTCGTGAGGGGCTGCCGCCGGATACTGCTGACGGTGGGAGGCAGCGCCACCAATGACGGAGGCTGCGGCATGCTGTGCGCTCTGGGAGCCCGCTTTCTCCGGAAGGACGGCTCCTCCTTTGTGCCCGCGGGAGGGACCCTCGGGGAGATAGAGACCATAGACACGAGCGAGCTCTCCGGGGCCTTTTTGGCCTGTGAGTTCACTGTGGCCGCGGACGTGAGGAACCCCCTGCTGGGAGAGTCGGGAGCCACCATGACCTACGCCCGGCAGAAGGGCGCTTCCGACGAAGAGCTGCGGCTCATGGAGCAGGGCATGGCTCACTACGCTGCGATCCTGGAAAGGATGACCGGAAAAAAGGTCTCGCAGCTGCCCTCCTCCGGGGCTGCGGGAGGCGTCGCAGTCCCCATCATGGCATTTGGCAAATGCACGGTGCGCTCCGGGGCCCGGGCCGTCCTCTCCGCCTCCGGCTTTTACGATGCCGCCGCAGACGCCGACCTGGTGATATGCGGCGAGGGGCGGATAGACAGCCAGAGCCTGTGGGGCAAAGCGGCCGGCGAGATAGCCGGCTTTTGCAGAGAGCGCAGGATACCTCTCTATTGCATCTGCGGAGCTTCCGCCTGCGCCGAGAGGCCGGAGGGGATAGCCAAAATACTCACGGCGGAGTCCCTGGCGGACAGCCCTGCAGACTCTATGGCCCGGGCTCCCCGGTATCTCACGGTCCTGGGCAGCCTGGCCGCCATCGACCTGGCAGGCGGCGCAGTGAGGCGCGGCTATTGA
- the alr gene encoding alanine racemase — MVIKNKQKRVWAEIDLNAAEDNFQYIRGRIRPETRLCCVIKANAYGHGSLQLARLYERLGADCFGVSNIEEGIQLRDAGVTKPVLILGYTPVLCAADLANYRLSQCVYSQDYGKALSVSATEEGVKVSVHIKIDTGMGRIGFQFREPGRHYEELDRAAAVCSLPGLEHDGIFTHFAAADEGKDGAAFTLAQYDCFREACRYLESKGITFGIRHCSNSAAILDWNDCQMDMVRAGIILYGLRPSAKVQQTEALKPVMTLKSVISHIKTVSPGDTVSYGGTFKARKPMTVATVPIGYADGFLRGNADKSSILVKGVLARVIGRVCMDQLMLDVSGIDGLRAGDEAVIFGPRPALSADEIAANCNSIGYETICLIGERVPRVYIYNGEIVHIQDNILN, encoded by the coding sequence ATGGTAATAAAGAACAAACAAAAGCGTGTGTGGGCGGAGATAGACCTGAATGCTGCGGAGGACAACTTTCAGTATATACGCGGCAGGATACGCCCCGAGACCCGGCTGTGCTGCGTCATCAAGGCAAACGCCTACGGACACGGCTCCCTGCAGCTGGCAAGGCTGTATGAGCGGCTGGGGGCGGACTGCTTTGGCGTCTCAAACATAGAAGAGGGCATCCAGCTCAGGGACGCCGGAGTCACCAAGCCTGTGCTGATACTGGGCTATACTCCCGTCCTGTGCGCCGCGGATCTGGCCAACTACCGCCTTTCCCAGTGTGTGTATTCCCAGGACTACGGCAAGGCTCTGTCGGTGAGCGCCACCGAAGAAGGCGTGAAGGTGTCGGTCCATATCAAGATAGACACGGGTATGGGCAGGATAGGCTTTCAGTTCAGGGAGCCCGGCAGACACTATGAGGAGCTGGACCGGGCGGCCGCCGTATGCAGCCTGCCGGGGCTGGAGCATGACGGCATCTTTACCCATTTTGCGGCGGCGGACGAAGGCAAGGACGGCGCGGCCTTTACCCTGGCCCAGTACGACTGCTTCAGGGAAGCCTGCCGGTATCTGGAAAGTAAGGGCATCACCTTTGGCATCAGGCATTGCTCCAATTCTGCCGCCATACTGGACTGGAACGATTGCCAGATGGATATGGTCAGAGCAGGCATCATCCTCTACGGCCTCAGGCCTTCGGCCAAGGTGCAGCAGACGGAGGCCCTGAAGCCGGTGATGACTCTGAAATCGGTGATAAGCCACATCAAGACCGTGTCCCCGGGAGACACGGTGAGCTACGGCGGGACCTTCAAGGCCCGGAAGCCCATGACAGTGGCCACCGTGCCCATAGGCTACGCCGACGGCTTTTTGAGAGGCAACGCCGACAAGTCGTCCATATTGGTAAAGGGCGTCCTTGCCCGGGTGATAGGACGGGTGTGCATGGACCAGCTGATGCTGGACGTCAGCGGCATAGACGGCCTGCGCGCAGGCGACGAAGCCGTCATATTCGGCCCCCGGCCGGCTCTCTCTGCCGACGAGATAGCGGCAAACTGCAACTCCATCGGCTATGAGACCATATGCCTCATAGGCGAGCGGGTGCCCCGGGTGTATATATACAACGGCGAGATAGTCCATATACAGGACAATATCCTCAATTAG
- a CDS encoding metallophosphoesterase: protein MAVKKLCALLLATLCAAALYGADSAFVTAGRAAAEKADLTFLWASDTHHQAETGHGAQEELVGTLVSCANEIGVDFVALTGDLVHGNKGRDSQLNNLAELRGWLDGCRMPVMPAMGNHDDGSWFIRRSMDNSEGVGIGELVPRQDFFGAILKGHESEFRTDPREPLGGWYYKDFTKAKIRVIVLNVIDIPYIPSGNGLKYYGQWNYGFGEEQLNWLANKALKFSKKGWGVIVMTHIDYGSEYLGTIASEPGNMPANSRIVEGLLEAFVKREAGTFYSDREDFEARVKYNFRHNASNEFIASFSGHRHKNLSEYVAGVPHVLISNIFNAGAGGFDLVAVDRKRHTISAKRYFKGYAPELDRSFALGGAPKE, encoded by the coding sequence ATGGCAGTCAAAAAACTCTGCGCATTGCTGCTGGCGACCCTGTGCGCCGCCGCGCTCTACGGCGCCGACTCTGCCTTTGTCACAGCCGGCAGGGCCGCCGCGGAAAAGGCCGACCTGACCTTTTTGTGGGCCAGCGACACACACCATCAGGCCGAGACGGGACACGGCGCTCAGGAGGAGCTGGTGGGGACCCTGGTCTCCTGCGCCAATGAGATAGGAGTGGACTTTGTGGCCCTTACCGGGGATCTGGTCCACGGGAACAAGGGCAGGGACAGCCAGCTCAACAACCTGGCCGAGCTCAGGGGGTGGCTGGACGGCTGCCGTATGCCCGTGATGCCCGCCATGGGCAACCATGACGACGGCTCCTGGTTCATCAGAAGGAGCATGGACAACAGCGAAGGCGTGGGCATCGGAGAGCTGGTGCCCCGGCAGGACTTTTTCGGCGCCATCCTCAAGGGCCACGAGAGCGAGTTCAGGACGGACCCCCGGGAGCCCCTGGGAGGCTGGTATTACAAGGACTTTACCAAGGCCAAGATCAGGGTCATAGTCCTCAACGTCATAGACATACCCTACATCCCCTCCGGCAACGGCCTGAAATACTACGGCCAGTGGAATTACGGCTTCGGGGAGGAGCAGCTCAACTGGCTGGCCAACAAGGCCCTCAAATTCAGCAAAAAGGGCTGGGGGGTCATAGTCATGACCCACATAGACTACGGCTCGGAATATCTGGGCACCATAGCCTCCGAGCCCGGCAATATGCCTGCCAATTCCCGGATAGTGGAGGGGCTGCTGGAGGCCTTTGTCAAACGGGAGGCCGGCACCTTTTACTCCGACAGGGAGGACTTTGAGGCCAGGGTGAAATACAACTTCAGGCACAACGCCTCCAACGAATTCATCGCTTCCTTTTCCGGACACCGGCACAAGAATCTCAGCGAATATGTGGCGGGAGTCCCCCACGTCCTCATAAGCAACATATTCAACGCCGGCGCCGGAGGCTTTGATCTGGTGGCGGTGGACAGAAAACGCCATACCATAAGCGCCAAGCGCTATTTCAAGGGGTATGCCCCCGAGCTGGACAGAAGCTTCGCCCTTGGCGGAGCCCCGAAAGAATAA